The genomic window aaaaaaaatgggggAAATGGACAATTGGGGGTCGAGgaatgacaaaaattaattccaGGACACATGTACAAAATTTCAAACAGATATAGAACATAGATCATCAAAGACTTGTCTGATGTTAGGCCTCTCATTTACAGGAAGAATACACTTAAGCGATATGGCAAGCAAATCATCCATTGCCTTCGTTGGTTCTTCCCCACCTGCAATATCCCTGTCAATGCAGTCCATTCGTCTTCCTTCTTGATCGCACAACTGAACCCAATCTGTAAGGTCAACAGCTCCTGACTGACCTGATATTATGTCACCAGCACTTCTTCTGGTTAACAATTCCATCAGGATCACTCCAAATGCATACACGTCAGCCTTGAATGAAGGCGCAGGTTTAGATGCATTATCAAGCTCTGGAGCTCGATATCCTAGTGCTCCAAGATTTAGTATCTGCTCTGCAATGCCAGCAGGTGTCATCAAACGGTGTAGTCCATAATCAGTAAGACGAGTATTGTAATCAGGACCTTCCAGAAGTATATTTGCTGGCTTTAGATTTCCATGGAGCATGCCTCTATCATGAAGATACAATAGACACCGAGCAACATCAACAGCAACTTTTAGTCTTTGGCTGAATGACAACAGGGAGTACCTCCGAGGTGTTGTTTCTGTGCAACGTGTGttccagaaaaaaataagaaagaatagCGGCAgcagctaaaaaaaatacagacatCGAAATGAAAATGCAAAACACTCCTGTATAAAACCCAAAATGCATGTTTCTGTTACTCAGAGTTGAAGCAAGCTTAAAGTTAAGGACAACTGACATTGTTGCCTCCATGTTATGCGCCCTACAATCAGTTTATCTGTTAGCCTAGACACTGGTAGAGACATGGTATACACATCTGAAGACTATAGAACTAAAATCAAAGCTCACACCTCTCAGATGAAAAGACAAGGGAACTAACAAGGAACCCTTCAGTTTTAGAAACAAGCTTTGGTGTGGGCTGTGGTCATCATTGTACATTTGCAGTTGCCAACCGGCTACACAAACTCTAGAACATTACCTGCCATATCTCTGGTTTTGATTCTAATTTCCCATGCTTGTGCAGACACCATACCAACTAAATTCCTAAAACACATGTGCAAGCCATATTAATAGGTGATAGAATGTGAAACAGAGAGTGGACTAATACCTTGCCTtgcacacaaacacaaacacacctAACCATATCCAATCCAGTAGAGTTTCATATTCCACCAAACCATATCATCATTCAAATTACCAAAATCGTTCACTTAAATCaaatacacacacaaacacaagaTTTCATCACCATTTACACACTCAATCTGCAATATTCATAATTCTATTGTATTCACCCACTGGAAACATAGGTAATCTATTACACCAGAGAAAGGCAACATAAATAGACAATTAGTGTCTAAAGTCAGGAAAAGATTCATCATGCAAATAAATGTTTACATCTATAAAGTACTTGTTTCATGGACATGGCTATATTATAATGCTAGTTtctgcataaaaaaattcatagatcCAGTAAAATTCTTGTCGATAGCATCACTAACGATTTAGAACAGATGTATGGACAGAATAGCATCTACAGAAATATATTACAGGTACATAGTcctatcatattttatttaaccgGCACAAAATGGGTACCATTAAATTTTTGGACATACAAAGACCACAGAAACAACTGGATTGTTGAAACAACTATCAATCTTTAACgttcagggaaaaaaaaaaacaggggtgGGGAGAGCACACCATTACATTTAAGTATAATCCATAGCTCCTCAGTCTACCAGGTTAACTACCTACATAATAAACTGAACGAGAACAAATTCCCTAATATATCAGGACATGGAGACAAGAAAGCAGTAATATCCCGGATAATCATATTCCagattaaattcttttttttccaatgacAAACCAGGCCTTATGCAGGACAACTGGTACAACACAGATCCAATTTGATAGCACCATTGTCTACCTGAGGTTCATTGAATTCAAGAACCTTATTCTTGCAATATTTGATGGTTCCCTTGTCTACTTGATGTTCATTGTAGTAAAGAACCTTATTTTTCCAAACCTCAATGATGGGGCAATGGGCTgtgttttatccttttttttttattcttattgtgTCCGTTGTCTACCTCTACAAAGTGAGGCTATGTATCACCATATTCAAGGCAACTGAAGGAAATATTCTTATTGTTTGTAGCAGAATATTTTTGAACATACAAAAAGCAATTATGTATCATGtttgaaaataacatttaagTTCAGAAACCAGGATCTGCACCAGTCTTGACACGAGTATTAAAATGCCCTATAATGACCAGGTTGAAATCAAAGAATCAACATGCGGCAGTAATGTagcatgtttttcaaaaacCTATCAAAGTTGGACGATATActgcaaaataaaaacatgatgaGAAATACACAAAATTAGACATAATAAAATGCTTACCATATAGATGTAGGGCCAAGCTATCACCCTGGATATAGTCAGCTAAAAGAAGTCTTTCTTGCTCTCTAGGCCCCCAATAATATGCCCGCAGTGGAACAATATTTGGGTGTCGTATAGAGCCAATCTTTTTAACTTCCTTAGCAAATTCTTTCTTATGTTTGACTAGTCCAACCCGCAACCACTTCACAGTCAGCATATGTCCACTGTCTAGAGTAGCCTTATATAAAGTTCCATGGCTGCTTCTGCCAAGAACTTCAGCTGGAGCTCGAGATAACTCTTCTGCTGTAAATGCAAGTGAACTATCAAGGAACGACAGTTCCCCAGCCAACCTGTCTGGTGAATAGACATCCAATTTTGCAGGTTCAACAAAACGAGGTGAGGAAGATAATGGGGAACCTGGGGAGGACTTCCTTCCTGATGTTGTGGGATGGTCATCTAGCAAATTAGGAATTGATGAACTCGCCATCATTCCTTCATACAAACTATGCTCAACAATTTCAGTTGCAGATTCTGTCTGCCCTGATaatgaccttgaatttgcagtAAGCAAGTGATTGTTCGAAAAACTCAATGAAGTTGGAGGGCGGTGAGCATTCAATTGGAATTTGAAAAGGGAAATTCGGGAAGATCTTCCTAGCTTAGCATCCTCCATTGCTGTTTGACCACTAAAATCACTTCTCCCATGAAATTCTTTCCGCTGTGCCCGCTGATAGGccaataaaacaaaagcaacCATTGCAGCAGCCCCGACTGTAGCAACAATTATTGCAATTGTAATATTACGCTTTGACCCGTGTTTCCCTCCTCCAGAAATGTGATGTGGCACAGAATTTGTTGATGGTCCACCGGCCTTTGGGATGATTAATGAGGGATTCCCAGGAAGAAATGAAgtaatatcaaatttatttctcaaattttGTGGAATATTTCCAGAGAGATCATTATAGGACATGTTCAATCCAATCAGACTGGATGGAAGCTTGTCAGGGATTTTACCCTGAAAATTGTTGGCAGATAAATCAAGGTACTGCAAGTAGGTTAGCTTGCTGAGTTCAATTGGCAGCTGTCCTGTTAAGTTATTATGTGAAAGATTCAGTGATTTGAGATTGGCAAAGTTGCCTATGCCAGAAGGCAATGGACCAGATAATGAATTTTGAGAGACATCAAGAGACTCCATCAATGGATAAGAAGGTAGAACTAATAATTCGCCTGCACCTGACCCTTGAACTGGAATTGGCCCTGAAAACTGATTTCCAGAAAGATTCAGGTTCGTCAAGGTCAGTGAAGTAAAGAAACTACCCGGAATAGGCCCATTGAGTTGATTTAAGCTGAGGTCAACTGAAGACAATGTGGAAATGTCCCACAACTGAGGAGGCAAATTGCCTTTTAGGGAATTATTCCTAAGATTAAGTTTAGTTAACCTCACAAACTGAGGAGTCAAGTTTGGCAAGCTTCTGGATAACTGGTTTGAACTCAAATCAAGAACCTCCAAAGTGGCTCCCCAATTTTGCATAACAGACATGTCACCAGTGATCATATTTCCACTCAAATCCAGAACTGAACATCTTTGAAGAAAAGTGGGCAAGTGACCTTTTAAACCATTTGAAGAAACATTCAAAACATTCAAAGTTGTGGAGTGAATTTCATTAATATAACCTGCAGAGATATAAAATGAGAAATTCAGACACAGAGAACTCAGCGTTGAGTGGTTATGGAAGCAGAAAACAATGGTATACAGCCATCTATCttaaaacaaaatgtaaaacCAAACTTCTAGaaatcttttatttcaattgttttatgtGCATTCACTGTTCAACTCTCTCAACAGAAACATCCAAAATACAAGTCAAAATATTCAGTTTGCATATGAAATGCGAAAGGCCATCGGAAGGGCACATATACTTGTTCCTGCTCATTTTCCTGCTATTCATCTACATGACCAGACCCAAACATTTCCAGTGTCAACTCCAATTCGACAGGTTGCACTTCATTTAACAAGAAACAACATTTTAGCTATGCTTCTAGAGTCCAAATCAAGAAAGCCACGTTTTGACTATACCTCTAGCGCCCAAATCTAAGAATTCACCACTGGCACCTTGATATACGATCCCTGTATGTGGGTTTACTATTCGTAGAAACCCGTATTTAGAAAATTCGGGTAAACAATCACAAATAAATGTGACTTCCACAAAATAAAGTCAAAATCCAGGTTTTAAGTGCTACAATTGGATAAAATTCGCCAGAAATATCACTTCATTTGACTATACAGAACACCCCAATCAAAATTCTAACAGAAagtagaaaaatccaaaaacacatcaaataaaaattaaaaacaaaaaataatcgcaaaaagaaaagtcaagaaTCACTAAACCTGTAAATCCATTGCCACTAAGATCCAGTTCTTCAATCGGTATCGACCCGTTCAACAATTCCTCGGGTATACCTCCATAAAGCTGATTATTCCCCAACCTCAAAACCTTCAAATTCGTCAAAGACCCAAATGAAGGCAATTCTCCATTAATCTCATTATTCCCCAAATCCAAAACCTCCAAATTCCTAAACAGCCCAATTACGTCTGCTTTCAAAAACCCACcattaaatttattctttctcAAATTCAAAAGATGCAATGTATTGGCCAAACCTGACACATTCTCTCCACTTATGTCACTAAACCCGCCAGAAAACTCATTATCACTCAAATCCACTTTTTCTAAATGAATCAATTCACTTAAGACCGCACTAATATCACCCCAAAACCTATTAGAACTCAAATCCAAAACCCTCAATTGCTGCAAATTCCTAAACCCAACTGGTAAACCGACGGGAAACCCGCCTTCGAAACCATTCGTTGACAAGTTCAAATACTTCAAATTCCATAACTCCGCGATCCGACCCGGGATCGGACCTGAAAAGTTGTTATTAGACAGATCCAAGTACTGTAATGAGCTCATTGATCCCAATGCGGGTACAAGGCGACCCGTAAACTGATTACCCGAAAGTGAAATACTCTGCAGGGAGTTGAGGCTTAGTAAGGTGGAGAACTTCAAGTCACCGGCGAGACCAAGGCGGTCTAGGGTAATAGAAATGACGGAATCGGAATTGGGGTCGCAGGAGATACCGGGCCAGGAATGGGGGCAAGAATTAGGGTCGGGTAAAGCAGAGGGGTCCCATTTAGAGATCATATGGAGCGGGTCGGATTGGATACCTTTTTTGAATTCGAGTAAGGATCGGAGGTCGGAGCCGGAAGTGAAGAAAAAGAGTAGAGAGAGAGTGAAAAGGAAAGTGAAAAGAGTCATTTGAAGAGTGTAGGAAAGAGAACGACTCTGTGCTAGTGGTTCGTTAGAGagaacatttgattttattttactagaGAGGTTGAAACCCTAGCTGGAATGTGAAAAGGTATCTTGAgacagacagagagagagagagcagagggttagggtttttttttttaaaaaaaagaaaggttaaagagggagaagaagagagagtgttgtgtttttttaaaatggcgGTTTTAGGAGAAGGGGGATGAGGTGGAGAGTGTTGGTTGGTTGGGgtgggggggagagagagagtaacTACAGACTGTAAAGGACAAGCCTTTGTTCTCTTTCTTTGCTGTCCCACTGCACTGCACCTGCACTGCTTGCTACATGCATGTATGTAtagtgtatgtatgtatgtatgtatgtatctacttcttcttttttcgtgtAATCTAATTATTAAAAGAGGCCgtccaaaaaattatttccgaATCTGTTCAAATCTGGATGGTTTATATTAGAGGTTCATTtggttttcaataaaaaaaaataattaaattaattggttttttcagttattttttttaattttttagtttaatcggtttttttaattttttaacttaccctttttatatataaaaattaacttcaatatatcattaatatctgaaaataattataagtatatatgcattttttatgtgataataaATAGCACTCTTCAGTcattttacatattaatttaaattaaatattttatctagATAATTCTTGATGTATGACTT from Populus trichocarpa isolate Nisqually-1 chromosome 5, P.trichocarpa_v4.1, whole genome shotgun sequence includes these protein-coding regions:
- the LOC7477122 gene encoding probable inactive receptor kinase At5g10020 — protein: MTLFTFLFTLSLLFFFTSGSDLRSLLEFKKGIQSDPLHMISKWDPSALPDPNSCPHSWPGISCDPNSDSVISITLDRLGLAGDLKFSTLLSLNSLQSISLSGNQFTGRLVPALGSMSSLQYLDLSNNNFSGPIPGRIAELWNLKYLNLSTNGFEGGFPVGLPVGFRNLQQLRVLDLSSNRFWGDISAVLSELIHLEKVDLSDNEFSGGFSDISGENVSGLANTLHLLNLRKNKFNGGFLKADVIGLFRNLEVLDLGNNEINGELPSFGSLTNLKVLRLGNNQLYGGIPEELLNGSIPIEELDLSGNGFTGYINEIHSTTLNVLNVSSNGLKGHLPTFLQRCSVLDLSGNMITGDMSVMQNWGATLEVLDLSSNQLSRSLPNLTPQFVRLTKLNLRNNSLKGNLPPQLWDISTLSSVDLSLNQLNGPIPGSFFTSLTLTNLNLSGNQFSGPIPVQGSGAGELLVLPSYPLMESLDVSQNSLSGPLPSGIGNFANLKSLNLSHNNLTGQLPIELSKLTYLQYLDLSANNFQGKIPDKLPSSLIGLNMSYNDLSGNIPQNLRNKFDITSFLPGNPSLIIPKAGGPSTNSVPHHISGGGKHGSKRNITIAIIVATVGAAAMVAFVLLAYQRAQRKEFHGRSDFSGQTAMEDAKLGRSSRISLFKFQLNAHRPPTSLSFSNNHLLTANSRSLSGQTESATEIVEHSLYEGMMASSSIPNLLDDHPTTSGRKSSPGSPLSSSPRFVEPAKLDVYSPDRLAGELSFLDSSLAFTAEELSRAPAEVLGRSSHGTLYKATLDSGHMLTVKWLRVGLVKHKKEFAKEVKKIGSIRHPNIVPLRAYYWGPREQERLLLADYIQGDSLALHLYETTPRRYSLLSFSQRLKVAVDVARCLLYLHDRGMLHGNLKPANILLEGPDYNTRLTDYGLHRLMTPAGIAEQILNLGALGYRAPELDNASKPAPSFKADVYAFGVILMELLTRRSAGDIISGQSGAVDLTDWVQLCDQEGRRMDCIDRDIAGGEEPTKAMDDLLAISLKCILPVNERPNIRQVFDDLCSISV